In one Leishmania major strain Friedlin complete genome, chromosome 21 genomic region, the following are encoded:
- a CDS encoding putative la RNA binding protein: protein MSNLADKIRRQVEFYFSDVNVAKDVFLKSKMAEDPEGFIPLEVLLTFNRLNSLTKDPKVLAEALASSDKLVMNKDGLSVRRKDALPESIQTDEQTVYVKPVPATASLEQLQEFFSAHGTVLAVWRRYFQGGSKDAPVESRTKPSVFVVFASKEDAERFVAAPPQYDGVQLSAQMKTTYLEGKAVQMASQKNRKRVREDGEDGGAPSSAAPRTPAMPTNSSYRISGCGAIEKFSEVKGLWPAEEQRGVRYVYMPTKEEALIIFQDAETAEKMVESVKTRAATLQGKQPEVTKLSEEDEKTLIANVEKEISERAAQHGSRGGRGGRGGRGGRGGRRGGGHH, encoded by the coding sequence ATGTCCAATCTCGCCGATAAGATCCGCCGACAGGTGGAGTTCTACTTCAGCGACGTGAACGTCGCCAAGGATGTCTTTCTCAAGTCAAAGATGGCCGAGGACCCGGAGGGCTTCATTccgctggaggtgctgctcacCTTCAACCGTCTGAACAGCCTCACGAAGGACCCGAAGGTGCTCGCCGAGGcgctcgccagcagcgacaaaCTCGTCATGAACAAGGACGGCCTGTCGGTGCGCCGCAAGGACGCCCTGCCGGAGTCCATCCAAACCGATGAGCAGACGGTGTACGTGAAgccggtgccggcgacggcctcgctggagcagctgcaggaatTCTTTAGCGCTCACGGCACTGTTCTGGCGGTGTGGCGCCGCTACTTCCAGGGTGGCAGCAAGGACGCACCGGTGGAGAGCCGCACCAAACCGTCCGTGTTCGTGGTCTTTGCCAGCAAGGAGGATGCCGAGAGGTTtgtcgcggcgccgccccagTACGACGGCGTGCAGCTCAGCGCGCAGATGAAGACGACGTACCTGGAGGGGAAGGCGGTGCAGATGGCTTCCCAGAAGAACCgcaagcgtgtgcgcgaGGACGGTGAGGACGGGGGTGCGCCGTCGTCCGCGGCCCCCCGCACGCCCGCTATGCCCACAAACAGTAGCTACCGCATCTCCGGATGCGGCGCGATCGAGAAATTCTCCGAGGTAAAGGGGCTGTGgccggcggaggagcagagaGGCGTGCGCTACGTGTACATGCCAACCAAGGAGGAGGCTCTCATCATCTTTCAGGACGCCGAGACAGCCGAGAAGATGGTCGAGTCCGTCAAGACCcgtgcggcgacgctgcagggCAAGCAGCCCGAGGTGACGAAGCTCAGTGAGGAAGATGAGAAGACGCTCATAGCGAACGTAGAGAAGGAGATCTCCGAgcgtgcggcgcagcacggcagccgcggtggacgtggcggtcgcggtggccgcggtggccgcggtggccgccgtggcggtggtcaTCACTAA
- a CDS encoding dihydrolipoamide acetyltransferase precursorlike protein encodes MMRRTLLWLVNFEPVFMPALSPSMETGTVVEWKKKIGELVKESDVFCTIQTDKAVVDYTNTFESGYLAKIYCGNGQSAPVAKTIAVMVSDAADVSKADEYTPEGEVPAAEAEAPTAAAVAAAPAAGGASSKAPEGVTCEPVFMPALSPSMETGTVVEWKKKIGELVKESDVFCTIQTDKAVVDYTNTFESGYLAKIYCGNGQSAPVAKTIAVMVSDAADVEKVANYYPEDAVGGPPASAADPSAAAAAAASARPAPSAASAKHYGGSLDAAVAASGPSVARIAAGLETSTLAGIAPSGKGGRFLKSDFSGQPGFDYNDTTPARAMQQKAAPAAAADEASKTAAKSAAPAAVSGDIYNVVLKPGPVYKSVSDTALLKKLMHTMHVPKPKLKKAAE; translated from the coding sequence ATGATGCGGCGCACGCTGCTCTGGCTCGTGAACTTCGAGCCCGTCTTCATGCCAGCCCTCTCCCCGTCGATGGAGACGGGCACGGTAGTCGAGTGGAAGAAGAAGATCGGCGAGCTCGTGAAGGAGAGCGATGTCTTCTGCACCATCCAGACGGACAAGGCAGTAGTGGACTACACGAACACCTTCGAGAGCGGCTACCTCGCCAAGATATACTGTGGGAACGGCCAGTCTGCCCCCGTCGCCAAGACGATCGCTGTGATGGtgagcgacgccgcggatGTCAGTAAGGCGGACGAGTACACGCCTGAGGGCGAGGTGCctgccgcggaggcggaggcacccaccgctgctgctgttgccgcagcgccggccgcTGGTGGTGCCTCTTCTAAGGCACCGGAAGGCGTCACCTGTGAGCCCGTCTTCATGCCAGCCCTCTCCCCGTCGATGGAGACGGGCACGGTAGTCGAGTGGAAGAAGAAGATCGGCGAGCTCGTGAAGGAGAGCGATGTCTTCTGCACCATCCAGACGGACAAGGCAGTAGTGGACTACACGAACACCTTCGAGAGCGGCTACCTCGCCAAGATATACTGTGGGAACGGCCAGTCTGCCCCCGTCGCCAAGACGATCGCTGTGATGGTGAGCGACGCTGCCGATGTGGAGAAGGTTGCCAACTACTACCCCGAGGATGCCGTTGGCGGGCCGCCGGCTTCCGCCGCTGACccttctgccgccgctgctgctgctgcgtcagctcGACCGGCTCCATCCGCCGCGTCTGCCAAGCACTACGGTGGCTCGCTcgatgcggcggtggcggctaGTGGCCCAAGTGTGGCCCGCATTGCTGCTGGTCTGGAGACCAGCACCCTTGCCGGCATCGCTCCCTCTGGCAAGGGTGGGCGTTTCCTGAAATCCGACTTTTCTGGTCAACCCGGCTTCGACTACAACGACACCACGCCGGCGCGAGCGATGCAGCAGAAGGCggcccccgccgctgccgctgatgaGGCGAGTAAGACGGCTGCGAAGTCTGCTGCCCCGGCGGCGGTAAGCGGGGACATCTACAACGTTGTTCTCAAGCCCGGCCCTGTGTACAAGAGCGTCAGCGACACGGCCCTGCTGAAGAAGCTCATGCACACCATGCACGTTCCGAAGCCAAAGTTGAAGAAGGCCGCCGAGtaa
- a CDS encoding putative Qc-SNARE protein produces the protein MERTFAQQNDLCTQDQLLDQLHASVMNTRHYAIQIGNDLGEQDDMLDRLHGNVTRTADESRRQNQNVIQLLRESENRGFYSVVLLLVVIIILLLAV, from the coding sequence ATGGAGCGCACCTTTGCCCAGCAGAATGACTTGTGCACGCAGGATCAGCTGCTCGATCAGCTGCACGCCTCCGTGATGAACACGCGACACTACGCGATTCAGATCGGCAACGATCTCGGTGAACAGGACGACATGCTGGACCGTCTGCATGGCAATGTGACCCGCACAGCAGACGAGAGTCGGCGGCAGAACCAGAACGTCATCCAACTGCTCAGGGAGAGCGAGAATCGCGGGTTCTACTCTGTCGTGCTGCTCCTAGTCGTCATCATCATACTACTGCTGGCCGTTTGA
- a CDS encoding putative RNA helicase, with product MSVYGWETADGAHRYRRKAKKTGTVVFHTDERVDTTFDRLQKEVIVEKLHFSRKEAEEALADPHHRANSVKTALMTASTAKVLQKTMNFKALLPCQAQCYRGIFNGRDVILHSRTGSGKTLAYALPLIERHLLLEQHQQPASVGAAAGPFLLVFVFSNDLAMQTMSVLEKIYGKQTTLRIAVAGFDDLHPTSDGRAVDILVGTLRSIDEAIRGHRVAAAATAAEEAEAQRDAHLPGKKRPRSARKPQQAVAAAAEEEDDDDGDAAASMSDSNEDEAIAGHGDTREAGIISPARVRAIVVDEVDITLGPHFSAMGRRMKSLLKFIRKANGSLADGLLNDFRAHHYVLCGATIPNWVLKAGFLGVKKYHYQLVAVGSAKLPPHLECFHQICSVADRVRTATRLLTENTAFNGRVVVFGTLKQLTALEAGLHTATATTNAGATEAKTTTPSPSAKKGGKKGNGTSAAAAAAAASSSSLSSSSSLIARALTSQKDELDRMAAIEDFNCGVAQVLLCTDIAARGLDFTEVDTVLMLNLPRDALASDTFVHRAGRTARVGRPGRCILLHDASEAAVVDAIAKSTHVVFKALGPALAAAAGASADALRGGKVKTSAAVNAGASDVALTSMKLVVRNPFRYTKPNVKVPSAMHVFNANLDEPLKALLEDIREEGGSNGEVVLFRVPVSHVHEVKQRLWKYTLQEA from the coding sequence ATGAGCGTGTACGGCTGGGAAACGGCGGACGGTGCGCACCGTTACCGGAGGAAGGCCAAGAAGACGGGCACCGTTGTCTTCCACACGGACGAGCGCGTGGACACCACGTTTGACCGTCTCCAGAAGGAGGTGATTGTAGAGAAGTTGCACTTCTCGCGAAAGGAagctgaggaggcgctggccgACCCCCATCACCGCGCCAACTCCGTCAAGACGGCGCTCATGACGGCCTCGACGGCCAAGGTGCTCCAGAAGACGATGAACTtcaaggcgctgctgccatgcCAGGCGCAGTGCTACCGGGGCATCTTCAACGGTCGCGACGTCATTCTGCACAgtcgcaccggcagcggcaagaccCTTGCCTACGCCCTGCCGTTGATTGAGCGCCATCTTCTTCtggagcagcaccagcaaccTGCAagcgtcggcgctgctgccggtcCCTTCTTGCTGGTGTTCGTCTTCAGCAATGACCTCGCTATGCAGACGATGAGTGTGCTGGAGAAGATCTACGGTAAGCAAACCACCCTGCGCATTGCCGTGGCCGGCTTCGACGACTTGCATCCAACGTCCGACGGGAGGGCCGTCGACATCCTTGTTGGGACCCTGCGCAGCATTGACGAGGCGATTCGCGGTCaccgtgtcgccgccgccgcgactgccgcggaggaggcggaggcgcagcgggatGCTCATCTGCCTGGGAAGAAGCGTCCCCGCAGTGCGAGGAAGCCGCAGCAAGCCgtagctgcagcagcggaggaggaggacgacgatgatggcgacgcggcggcgtccatGTCTGATAGCAATGAGGACGAGGCGATCGCCGGCCACGGGGACACACGCGAAGCGGGCATCATCTCCCCcgcccgtgtgcgtgcgattGTTGTGGATGAGGTGGACATCACCCTCGGTCCGCACTTCTCTGCGATGGGTCGGCGCATGAAGAGCCTGCTGAAGTTCATCCGCAAGGCAAACGGCTCGTTGGCGGACGGCCTGCTGAACGACTTCCGCGCGCACCACTACGTCCTCTGCGGGGCGACCATCCCTAACTGGGTGCTAAAGGCCGGCTTCCTCGGAGTGAAAAAGTACCACTACCAACTCGTTGCCGTCGGGTCGGCGAAGCTGCCCCCGCATCTGGAGTGCTTTCATCAGATATGCAGCGTGGCGGACCGCGTGCGGACGGCGACCCGTCTGCTGACGGAGAACACCGCCTTTAATGGCCGTGTTGTCGTCTTCGGTACACTGAAgcagctgacggcgctggaggccggCCTGCacacggcgacggcaacCACGAACGCGGGGGCTACTgaggcgaagacgacgacgccgtcgcccagCGCGAAGAAAGGCGGCAAGAAAGGCAACGGTAcgagcgctgcggccgccgctgcagctgcatcgtcgtcctcgctctcgtcgtcctcgtcgctcaTCGCGCGTGCCCTCACGTCGCAGAAGGACGAGCTAGATCGTATGGCCGCCATCGAAGACTTTAACTGCGGTGTCGCGCAGGTGTTGCTGTGCACCGATATCGCGGCGCGTGGGCTTGACTTTACGGAGGTGGACACTGTTCTCATGCTGAACCTGCCGCGGGACGCGCTGGCCTCGGACACGTTCGTGCACCGCGCCGGACGTACGGCCCGCGTGGGTCGGCCTGGTCGCTGCATCCTGCTGCACGATGCGTCGgaggcagccgtggtggACGCCATCGCGAAGTCCACGCACGTCGTGTTCAAGGCGTTGGGTCCCGccttggctgctgctgctggtgcgtcTGCGGATGCACTGAGGGGTGGGAAGGTCAAGACGTCTGCCGCAGTCAACGCTGGTGCCTCTGATGTGGCGCTGACCTCCATGAAACTCGTGGTGCGCAACCCGTTCCGCTACACGAAGCCGAACGTGAAGGTGCCGTCTGCGATGCACGTCTTCAACGCCAACCTGGATGAGCCGTTGAAGGCCCTCTTAGAGGATATTCGTGAAGAGGGCGGGAGCAacggcgaggtggtgctgTTCCGTGTGCCAGTGAGCCACGTCCACGAGGTGAAGCAGCGGCTGTGGAAGTacacgctgcaggaggcgtag